A genomic segment from Prosthecobacter fusiformis encodes:
- a CDS encoding ABC transporter ATP-binding protein codes for MPASEPIISLRDIRKSYQMGDVLSHVLQGVTFDIFPGEYVCIMGPSGCGKSTLLNVLGCLDQPTSGDYFLGGENVATLNDDDLSSARNRNLGFIFQSYNLIQQLTVVENISVPMYYGGADDAHMREVAEKLATQVGLGHRLYHKPNELSGGQQQRVAIARALSNSPLMILADEATGNLDSKSGQEILALFDELNEQGKTLVFVTHDERMVERCTRIIRLRDGVVEKDERGAKAKGHHPAHLVAA; via the coding sequence ATGCCTGCTTCTGAGCCGATCATCAGCCTGCGGGACATCCGCAAATCCTACCAGATGGGGGATGTGCTCAGCCACGTCCTCCAGGGCGTCACCTTTGACATCTTTCCGGGGGAATACGTCTGCATCATGGGCCCTTCCGGTTGTGGCAAGTCCACACTCCTGAATGTCCTCGGCTGCCTGGACCAGCCCACCAGCGGAGATTATTTCCTGGGGGGGGAGAACGTCGCCACCCTCAATGACGATGACCTCTCTTCCGCACGTAACCGGAATCTCGGATTCATTTTCCAGAGTTACAATCTCATCCAGCAGCTCACGGTCGTGGAGAACATTTCCGTGCCCATGTACTATGGCGGTGCCGATGATGCACACATGCGCGAAGTGGCGGAAAAACTGGCCACCCAGGTGGGGTTAGGCCATCGTCTTTATCACAAGCCTAACGAACTTTCCGGCGGACAGCAGCAGCGTGTGGCCATCGCCCGTGCCCTTTCTAACAGCCCCCTCATGATCCTGGCCGATGAAGCCACAGGCAACCTGGATTCCAAGTCAGGCCAGGAGATCCTCGCTCTCTTTGATGAGCTGAATGAGCAGGGTAAAACCCTCGTCTTCGTCACCCACGATGAACGCATGGTGGAACGCTGCACCCGCATCATCCGCTTGCGGGATGGGGTGGTGGAAAAGGATGAGCGCGGGGCCAAAGCCAAGGGCCATCACCCCGCACATCTCGTCGCTGCTTAG
- a CDS encoding GatB/YqeY domain-containing protein, with product MPLSQQLTEDMKTAMKAKDTVTLNVVRGLKSAIKYAAIEKHGAEGELEDTDAIAVIRKELKKRQDSVASYEAGGRPDLAETEKAEIAVLEKYLPAAMSADEMEKLVNSVILELGATSKKDMGAVMKLLGERAAGRADNRALSTEVAKRLQ from the coding sequence ATGCCCCTTTCCCAACAGCTGACTGAAGACATGAAAACCGCCATGAAGGCGAAGGATACCGTGACCCTGAATGTGGTCCGGGGCCTGAAATCCGCCATCAAGTATGCAGCCATCGAAAAGCATGGGGCAGAAGGTGAACTGGAAGATACGGATGCCATCGCCGTGATCCGTAAAGAGCTGAAAAAGCGCCAGGACTCCGTGGCCAGCTATGAAGCAGGCGGGCGGCCTGACCTGGCAGAAACCGAGAAGGCTGAAATCGCCGTTTTGGAAAAGTATCTGCCTGCTGCGATGAGCGCCGATGAAATGGAAAAGCTGGTCAACAGCGTGATCCTGGAACTGGGTGCGACCTCCAAGAAAGACATGGGCGCGGTGATGAAGCTGCTGGGTGAACGTGCCGCAGGCCGTGCAGATAACCGTGCGCTATCCACAGAAGTGGCGAAGCGGCTCCAGTAG
- a CDS encoding c-type cytochrome domain-containing protein, with translation MSSASLRLTFLALGAAGLTPPLQAAVDFEKQIFPVLEAKCLGCHSAPHMEDGKMKKPKADLRLDAAWAMLKGAESGPSLVPGNLAKSYMYEVVTLPKDDDMFMPPKGDPLTEGEIKLLKEWIESGADFGGWKGNMEGAPQEAATPAVAKVREHEVFYKKLEEGVKPADAAAMEKAKAAGVQLATLKMDSALLRADFLTGVSKCTDESVTVLLPLKENIAQLDLGRTVITDEALKTVAQFPRMASLDLRQTKVTDAGLKSLSGLKNLQNLNLFGTEVTDKGVKELAAIKSLKTVSLFQTKATAAGVKELTDAIPGIKVTLK, from the coding sequence ATGTCCTCCGCTTCGCTTCGTCTTACTTTTCTTGCGCTCGGCGCTGCTGGCCTCACCCCTCCGCTCCAGGCGGCGGTGGATTTTGAGAAACAAATTTTCCCCGTGCTCGAAGCCAAGTGCCTGGGCTGCCACTCCGCCCCGCATATGGAAGATGGCAAGATGAAGAAACCCAAGGCGGACCTGCGGCTGGATGCGGCCTGGGCGATGCTGAAGGGTGCGGAGAGCGGCCCCTCCCTGGTGCCGGGAAATCTGGCCAAAAGCTACATGTATGAGGTGGTGACGCTGCCGAAGGATGATGACATGTTCATGCCACCCAAGGGTGATCCACTGACGGAAGGTGAGATCAAGCTGCTGAAAGAATGGATCGAAAGTGGTGCGGACTTTGGCGGCTGGAAGGGCAACATGGAAGGAGCGCCCCAGGAGGCAGCCACCCCTGCCGTGGCGAAGGTGCGTGAGCATGAGGTGTTTTACAAAAAGCTGGAGGAAGGCGTGAAGCCGGCGGATGCGGCCGCGATGGAGAAAGCCAAGGCTGCGGGTGTGCAACTGGCCACGCTGAAGATGGACAGCGCCCTGCTGAGGGCCGACTTCCTGACGGGGGTCTCCAAGTGCACGGATGAGAGCGTGACGGTGCTGCTGCCGCTGAAAGAAAACATCGCGCAACTGGACCTGGGCCGGACGGTGATCACGGATGAAGCGCTGAAGACGGTGGCGCAATTTCCCCGCATGGCCTCGCTGGACCTGCGGCAGACCAAGGTGACGGATGCGGGCCTGAAATCGCTCAGCGGGCTGAAGAACCTGCAAAATCTGAACCTCTTCGGCACTGAGGTCACTGACAAAGGCGTGAAGGAACTGGCGGCGATCAAATCGCTGAAGACTGTCTCGCTCTTTCAGACGAAGGCCACGGCTGCTGGTGTGAAGGAACTGACGGATGCCATCCCTGGCATCAAGGTGACTTTGAAGTAA
- a CDS encoding glucose-1-phosphate adenylyltransferase: protein MPTRIETDALLRRSTLAIVMGGGAGTRLFPLTKDRAKPAVPLAGKYRIVDIPISNCINSGVRQVYVLTQYNSASLNRHIARTYQFDDFTRGFIEVLAAQQTPQGERWYQGTADAVRQNLRYFLEGDHEYFLILSGDQLYRMDFRKVMDQHLMTGAELTIATLPVNATDATSFGIMKADATGRIHEFVEKPKDPALLDGLRMPDETLKELGLPVSEPRYQASMGIYVFNRKALIESLDNDCMDFGKHIIPAALKKYKVHSFNFQGYWEDIGTIRSFFQANLDLCKLVPQYDFFDSSAPIFTHARFLPATKINGAVIREALISDGCIITDAHVETAVIGIRSIIETGTTIRDTVIMGADYYAGAAGTDLTRPAPGIGRNCRIEKVILDKNVHVGDNVVITPEGKPENMDSDLFYIRDGIVVIPKDTVIPAGTWI, encoded by the coding sequence ATGCCTACACGAATCGAAACTGATGCCCTCTTGCGACGTTCCACCCTAGCCATCGTCATGGGCGGTGGGGCTGGAACACGCCTTTTCCCGCTCACCAAAGATCGTGCCAAGCCTGCCGTTCCCCTGGCTGGTAAATACCGCATTGTCGATATCCCGATCAGCAATTGCATCAACTCTGGCGTCCGTCAGGTGTACGTGCTCACGCAGTATAACAGCGCCTCGCTGAACCGCCACATCGCCCGCACGTATCAGTTTGATGATTTCACCCGCGGTTTCATTGAAGTTCTCGCCGCCCAGCAGACCCCTCAGGGAGAGCGCTGGTACCAGGGCACGGCCGATGCCGTCCGCCAAAACCTCCGCTATTTCCTGGAAGGCGACCACGAATACTTCCTCATCCTCAGCGGTGACCAGCTTTACCGCATGGACTTCCGCAAAGTCATGGACCAGCACCTCATGACCGGGGCAGAGCTCACCATCGCCACCCTCCCCGTCAATGCCACCGATGCCACCAGCTTCGGCATCATGAAGGCGGATGCCACCGGTCGCATCCATGAATTCGTCGAAAAGCCCAAGGATCCCGCCCTCCTGGACGGTCTGCGCATGCCGGATGAGACCCTCAAAGAACTCGGCCTCCCCGTGAGCGAGCCCCGTTATCAGGCCTCCATGGGCATTTACGTCTTCAACCGCAAAGCCCTCATCGAAAGCCTCGACAACGATTGCATGGACTTCGGCAAGCACATCATCCCGGCTGCCCTCAAAAAGTATAAAGTTCATTCCTTCAATTTCCAGGGCTACTGGGAAGACATCGGTACCATCCGCAGCTTCTTCCAGGCGAATCTGGACCTCTGCAAGCTCGTCCCCCAATACGATTTCTTCGATTCCTCCGCCCCCATCTTCACCCACGCCCGTTTCCTGCCCGCCACCAAGATCAATGGTGCCGTCATCCGCGAGGCCCTCATTTCGGACGGCTGCATCATCACCGATGCCCATGTCGAAACCGCCGTCATCGGCATTCGCTCCATCATTGAGACCGGCACCACCATCCGCGACACCGTCATCATGGGGGCCGACTACTACGCCGGAGCCGCCGGGACCGACCTCACCCGCCCCGCCCCCGGCATTGGCCGCAACTGCCGCATCGAAAAAGTCATTCTCGATAAAAACGTCCACGTCGGTGACAACGTCGTCATCACCCCCGAAGGCAAACCCGAGAACATGGACAGCGACCTCTTTTACATCCGTGACGGCATCGTCGTCATCCCCAAAGACACCGTCATCCCCGCCGGTACCTGGATCTAA
- a CDS encoding sigma-54-dependent transcriptional regulator produces the protein MARVLIIEDEYALAAALSTVVRRIGAEAVVAASGQGGLEKAQRQAFDAVLLDIGLPDMSGLKVLAALREAENPPPVMIITAHGTLDNALEARRLGAYDYFLKPLNLAEIQPQLQALLKLPRHEPPAVANSPDPVMMIGTAPAMQRAFAVIAQACATKVPVLLTGQPGTGKTLAAEVIAAQSGTQPLVRFRCDEWPREQAEVMLDGCLEKARGGPLLIEEVGALPLPLQAVVCRALAKEEQRILATSSHSLLEAVTQGRFREDLYYQLSVLHVSLPPLAERTEDLQALAAALLKRAAGERELPLALESLAVLKAYAWPGNVRELAAAMQHAAAVCSAPPVLPRHLPARLLENDQANVHLETALKRALVAWLDRQLTCPEEALPEYDALLAEVEKPLLAELLARFEDKPTRLAAALNMNRATLRRKLRELLGRE, from the coding sequence ATGGCGCGTGTGCTGATCATCGAAGACGAATATGCTCTGGCGGCGGCACTCTCCACGGTGGTGAGGCGGATCGGCGCGGAGGCGGTGGTGGCGGCCTCAGGCCAGGGAGGGCTGGAAAAGGCGCAGCGGCAGGCCTTTGATGCGGTGCTGCTGGACATCGGGCTGCCGGACATGAGCGGGCTGAAGGTGCTGGCGGCGCTGAGGGAGGCTGAGAATCCACCGCCGGTGATGATCATCACGGCGCATGGGACGCTGGACAATGCGCTGGAGGCACGCCGCCTGGGGGCCTATGACTACTTTTTGAAGCCGCTGAATCTGGCGGAAATCCAGCCGCAACTGCAGGCGCTGCTGAAACTGCCGAGGCATGAGCCGCCGGCGGTGGCGAACTCGCCTGACCCGGTCATGATGATCGGCACGGCACCGGCAATGCAGCGGGCGTTTGCGGTGATCGCCCAGGCGTGTGCGACGAAGGTGCCCGTGCTGCTGACGGGCCAGCCAGGAACGGGCAAGACGCTGGCGGCGGAGGTGATCGCAGCCCAAAGCGGTACGCAGCCGCTGGTGCGCTTCCGCTGTGATGAGTGGCCGCGGGAGCAGGCGGAGGTGATGCTGGACGGGTGTCTGGAAAAAGCCCGTGGCGGGCCGCTGCTGATCGAGGAAGTGGGGGCGCTGCCACTGCCGCTGCAGGCGGTGGTGTGCCGGGCCTTAGCGAAGGAGGAGCAGCGGATTTTGGCGACGAGCTCGCATTCGCTGCTGGAGGCGGTGACGCAGGGTCGCTTCCGGGAGGATCTCTATTATCAACTGAGTGTGCTGCACGTGAGCCTGCCGCCCCTGGCGGAGAGGACGGAGGATCTGCAAGCACTAGCAGCGGCGCTGCTGAAGCGAGCGGCGGGTGAGCGTGAACTGCCGCTGGCGCTGGAATCCCTGGCGGTCCTGAAGGCCTATGCCTGGCCGGGAAATGTGCGGGAGCTGGCGGCGGCGATGCAGCATGCGGCGGCGGTGTGCTCTGCACCGCCGGTTTTACCCCGGCATCTGCCTGCGCGGTTGCTGGAAAATGACCAGGCGAATGTGCATCTGGAGACGGCGCTGAAGCGGGCCCTGGTGGCCTGGCTGGACAGGCAGCTCACCTGCCCGGAGGAGGCACTGCCGGAATACGATGCGCTGCTGGCGGAGGTGGAGAAACCGCTGCTGGCGGAGCTGCTGGCGCGGTTTGAGGATAAACCGACGCGGCTGGCGGCGGCGCTGAATATGAACCGCGCGACGCTGAGAAGGAAGCTGCGGGAGTTGTTGGGGAGGGAGTGA
- a CDS encoding sensor histidine kinase, with protein sequence MSTPRRWHVSLAARYGVVMVGFVAVGSLLLLTWLRYQQQEEARRVFVTLAQNDADFVRRLNLPRSAKLAEDLRQLLRMDIHFRDATGRVEPGLPEVEEAALRDGRGSKEVLNLPTGRQGLVLRLDGEYEMIFIREAGLMTLSLWHPATRYALVAFWLFSAVFAWVLGLQVVGPVGRLTRGLAGFFGQRERGLPETGRKDEIGELARALTQARDELLEERERREASERLALLGRVATGLAHEIKNPLAGIQLHAQLMESVEMDAESRLSLGHLLGEVRVIEGLVNQWLYLARPVSPKKQVLGLMPVLRETMGVLEPQAMHAGVRVEMKAGGEMEAVQVRGDRMRLQQVFRNVILNAIQAMPAGGRVCVFVERDGERVRVVFQDEGRGFSEAALDHGADLFYSEKEGGMGVGLNVAAEIISAHEGQMMLKNHPGGGARVEIVLPMVVS encoded by the coding sequence GTGGGGTCCCTGCTTTTGCTGACGTGGCTGAGGTATCAGCAGCAGGAGGAGGCGAGGCGGGTTTTCGTGACGCTGGCGCAGAATGATGCGGACTTTGTGAGGCGGCTGAACCTGCCGCGCAGTGCGAAGCTGGCGGAGGATCTGCGGCAACTGCTGCGCATGGACATCCATTTCCGCGATGCAACGGGGCGGGTGGAGCCGGGGCTGCCGGAGGTGGAGGAGGCGGCGCTGCGGGACGGGCGGGGTTCAAAGGAGGTGCTGAACCTGCCGACGGGGAGGCAGGGGCTGGTGCTGCGGCTGGATGGGGAGTATGAGATGATTTTTATCCGTGAGGCGGGGCTGATGACGCTGAGCCTTTGGCATCCGGCGACGCGGTATGCGCTGGTGGCTTTTTGGCTGTTTTCGGCGGTCTTTGCCTGGGTGCTGGGGCTGCAAGTGGTGGGGCCGGTGGGAAGGCTGACGCGGGGTCTGGCGGGGTTTTTTGGCCAGAGGGAACGGGGGCTGCCGGAGACGGGGCGTAAGGACGAGATCGGCGAGCTGGCGCGGGCGCTGACGCAGGCGCGGGATGAGCTGCTAGAGGAGCGGGAGCGGCGGGAGGCATCCGAACGGCTGGCGCTGCTGGGCCGGGTGGCGACGGGGCTGGCGCATGAGATCAAGAACCCGCTGGCGGGCATCCAACTGCATGCGCAGCTGATGGAGAGTGTGGAGATGGATGCGGAATCCCGGCTCTCACTGGGGCATCTGCTGGGGGAGGTGCGGGTGATCGAGGGACTGGTGAATCAATGGTTATACCTGGCGCGGCCGGTTTCGCCCAAAAAGCAGGTGCTGGGGCTGATGCCGGTATTGAGGGAGACAATGGGGGTGCTGGAGCCGCAGGCGATGCACGCGGGGGTGAGGGTGGAGATGAAGGCGGGCGGGGAGATGGAGGCGGTGCAGGTGCGGGGGGACCGGATGAGGCTGCAACAGGTCTTCCGCAATGTGATCCTGAACGCGATCCAGGCGATGCCTGCGGGGGGGCGGGTGTGTGTGTTTGTGGAGCGGGACGGGGAGCGGGTGCGGGTGGTTTTCCAGGATGAGGGCCGGGGGTTTTCTGAGGCGGCGCTGGACCATGGGGCGGATCTTTTTTATTCAGAAAAAGAGGGGGGAATGGGGGTGGGGCTGAATGTGGCGGCAGAGATCATTTCTGCCCACGAAGGGCAAATGATGCTCAAAAACCATCCAGGAGGGGGTGCGCGGGTGGAGATTGTTTTGCCGATGGTCGTTTCCTGA